The proteins below come from a single Asanoa ferruginea genomic window:
- a CDS encoding allantoate amidohydrolase, which produces MSRDSALVHTFREVWAELSGIGRAPDGGYLRFAWSPAEIALRDWFKAAAAARGMPVTHDGNGNLFATWSGNGRSGGVLTGSHFDSVPHGGAFDGPLGIVSAFLAVDLLRERGFRPARPITVAAFAEEEGSRFGVACLGSRLLTGAIDPSRAASLTDRDGLSLGDVFGAAPAGARPDLVAGFDAYIELHVEQGRALTTPVGVASAIWPHGRWRFDVEGEGNHAGTTLMSDRRDPMLTYAFTVLAANKEARLRDAHATVGRVEVTPNATNAIPAAVRGWLDARAADGATLDELVEAVAKKATERAGRDGTAIRFTAESTTPEVRFDEGLAGRLAALLGDVPILPTGAGHDAGVLSAHLPTAMLFVRNPTGVSHAPTEAATDDDCAAGIEALARVLEELSARPLVDHGEGVGAP; this is translated from the coding sequence TTGTCCCGCGATTCCGCCCTGGTCCACACCTTCCGGGAGGTGTGGGCCGAGCTGTCCGGCATCGGCCGCGCCCCCGACGGCGGCTACCTGCGCTTCGCGTGGTCGCCGGCGGAAATCGCACTGCGCGACTGGTTCAAGGCGGCCGCGGCGGCTCGCGGGATGCCGGTGACCCACGACGGCAACGGCAACCTCTTCGCGACCTGGTCCGGGAATGGGCGATCGGGTGGCGTGCTCACCGGCAGTCATTTCGATTCCGTGCCGCACGGCGGGGCTTTTGACGGGCCGCTCGGCATCGTGTCCGCGTTTCTCGCGGTCGATCTCTTGCGTGAGCGCGGCTTCCGCCCGGCGCGGCCGATCACGGTGGCCGCGTTCGCGGAAGAGGAAGGCTCGCGGTTCGGCGTCGCCTGCCTGGGGTCGCGGCTGCTCACCGGCGCGATCGACCCGTCGCGCGCGGCCTCGCTGACCGACCGCGACGGGCTCAGCCTGGGCGACGTGTTCGGCGCCGCGCCGGCGGGCGCCCGGCCCGACCTGGTGGCCGGCTTCGACGCCTACATCGAGTTGCACGTCGAGCAGGGCCGCGCGCTCACCACCCCGGTCGGCGTGGCCAGCGCGATCTGGCCGCACGGCAGGTGGCGCTTCGACGTCGAGGGTGAGGGCAACCACGCCGGCACGACGCTGATGAGCGACCGGCGCGACCCGATGCTGACCTACGCGTTCACCGTGCTCGCCGCCAACAAGGAGGCCCGGCTGCGCGACGCGCACGCGACCGTCGGCCGGGTCGAGGTCACGCCCAACGCGACCAACGCGATCCCGGCCGCGGTGCGCGGTTGGCTCGACGCCCGGGCGGCCGACGGCGCGACGCTGGATGAGCTGGTCGAGGCGGTCGCCAAGAAGGCGACCGAGCGGGCCGGCCGCGACGGCACGGCCATCCGGTTCACCGCCGAGTCGACGACGCCCGAGGTGCGCTTCGACGAGGGCCTCGCCGGGCGCCTCGCCGCGCTACTGGGCGACGTCCCGATCCTGCCGACCGGCGCCGGCCACGACGCCGGGGTGCTCTCCGCCCACCTGCCCACGGCGATGCTCTTCGTCCGCAACCCCACCGGCGTCAGCCACGCCCCGACCGAAGCCGCCACCGACGACGACTGCGCCGCCGGCATCGAGGCGCTGGCCCGGGTGCTGGAGGAACTGTCCGCCCGGCCACTCGTTGATCATGGCGAGGGGGTGGGTGCACCGTGA
- a CDS encoding DUF1905 domain-containing protein translates to MDLLFDGEIFFWKGPAPWHFVWVPETECLELAANADLLSYGWGMIPVAARIGSTGWTTSLWPKDGRYIVPVKTAVRKAERIDVGDLVTVRLTLDV, encoded by the coding sequence ATGGATTTGCTGTTCGACGGCGAGATCTTCTTCTGGAAGGGGCCGGCGCCGTGGCACTTTGTTTGGGTGCCCGAGACTGAGTGTCTTGAGTTGGCTGCCAACGCTGATCTGCTCAGCTATGGGTGGGGGATGATTCCGGTCGCCGCTCGGATCGGTAGCACGGGCTGGACGACCTCGCTCTGGCCCAAGGATGGGCGCTACATCGTGCCCGTCAAGACGGCCGTGCGGAAGGCCGAACGGATCGACGTCGGCGACCTCGTGACGGTGCGGCTGACGTTGGACGTTTAG
- a CDS encoding PE domain-containing protein, translating to MSSPGFHVDPQALGVSGASLERVGTEFATALRAFQSELAGFGAPWGSDEIGSLIGAAHEEVASWAFECFSAAASEVAAAGVDLGGMAAGYREVEEQIRGAFEAFGG from the coding sequence ATGAGCAGCCCGGGTTTCCACGTCGACCCGCAGGCGCTGGGTGTGTCGGGTGCGTCGCTGGAGAGGGTGGGGACCGAGTTCGCAACCGCGTTGCGCGCCTTTCAGTCGGAGCTGGCCGGCTTCGGCGCGCCCTGGGGCAGTGACGAGATCGGCTCGCTGATCGGTGCGGCCCATGAGGAGGTCGCTTCGTGGGCCTTCGAATGCTTCTCGGCGGCAGCGTCGGAGGTCGCAGCGGCCGGCGTCGACCTGGGCGGCATGGCGGCCGGCTACCGGGAGGTCGAGGAACAGATCCGCGGCGCGTTCGAGGCCTTCGGAGGGTGA
- a CDS encoding formimidoylglutamate deiminase yields the protein MSDGLWFADWAWLGSDQAPTERVLIEVIDSRFSAITVGVATPPPDAVRLPGLTLPGLANAHSHAFHRALRGRTTDDRGSFWTWRERMYELAGRIDPDRYLALARATYAEMALAGITTVGEFHYLHHDVDGEPYVDPNVMGTVLIEAAAQAGIRITLLDALYLTSTVDGDPLDGVQRRFGDQDLDAYLDRLERLDAASTDNADTVRIGAALHSVRAVPAELLPEFAERTAGRPLHFHLSEQRAENEACLAAHGRTPTELLSDSGVLGARSTAIHATHLTDLDRTLLGDTGTGVCFCPTTERDLADGIGPARALADAGSPLSLGSDSQTVIDLFEEARALEAGERLRTERRGHFTPAELIRAASVAGHTALGWTDVGRIAAGERADLVTINTDSPRTAGAPPVGAALAASAADVTNVVVDGRVSVRDGHHVRIDVPAALAEAVHSLW from the coding sequence GTGAGCGATGGACTGTGGTTCGCCGACTGGGCCTGGCTGGGCTCTGACCAGGCACCGACCGAGCGGGTGCTGATCGAGGTGATCGACTCCCGCTTCTCGGCGATCACCGTCGGGGTGGCGACGCCACCGCCCGACGCGGTCCGGCTGCCCGGCCTGACCCTGCCCGGGCTCGCCAACGCCCACTCGCACGCGTTCCACCGCGCGCTGCGCGGCCGCACCACCGACGACCGGGGCAGCTTCTGGACGTGGCGGGAGCGGATGTATGAACTGGCCGGCCGGATCGACCCCGACCGCTACCTGGCGCTGGCCCGGGCCACCTACGCCGAGATGGCGCTGGCCGGCATCACCACCGTCGGCGAGTTCCACTACCTGCACCACGACGTCGACGGCGAGCCCTACGTCGATCCCAACGTGATGGGCACGGTGCTGATCGAGGCCGCCGCCCAGGCCGGCATCCGGATCACCCTGCTCGACGCGCTCTACCTGACCTCGACCGTCGACGGCGACCCGCTCGACGGGGTGCAGCGCCGCTTCGGCGACCAGGATCTCGACGCCTACCTCGACCGGCTCGAGCGGCTCGACGCGGCCAGCACCGACAACGCCGACACCGTGCGGATCGGCGCCGCCCTGCACTCGGTCCGCGCCGTCCCCGCCGAGTTGCTGCCCGAGTTCGCCGAGCGCACCGCCGGCCGCCCGCTGCACTTCCACCTCTCCGAGCAGCGCGCCGAAAACGAGGCCTGCCTCGCCGCGCATGGGCGCACGCCGACCGAGTTGCTCTCCGACAGCGGCGTCCTCGGCGCCCGCTCGACCGCGATCCACGCCACCCACCTCACCGACCTCGACCGCACCTTGCTCGGCGACACCGGCACGGGTGTCTGCTTCTGCCCCACGACCGAACGCGACCTCGCCGACGGCATCGGTCCGGCGCGGGCCCTGGCCGACGCCGGCAGCCCGCTCTCCCTGGGCAGCGACAGCCAGACCGTGATCGACCTCTTCGAGGAGGCTCGCGCGCTCGAGGCCGGCGAGCGGCTGCGCACCGAGCGGCGCGGCCACTTCACCCCCGCCGAGCTGATCCGGGCGGCGTCGGTGGCCGGCCACACGGCGCTGGGCTGGACCGACGTGGGTCGCATCGCGGCCGGCGAACGGGCCGACCTGGTCACGATCAACACTGACAGCCCACGCACGGCCGGCGCCCCACCGGTCGGCGCCGCCCTCGCCGCCAGTGCCGCCGACGTCACGAACGTGGTGGTCGATGGGCGGGTCAGTGTCCGAGACGGGCACCATGTGCGGATAGACGTGCCGGCGGCGCTTGCGGAGGCGGTGCACAGCCTGTGGTGA
- a CDS encoding class I SAM-dependent methyltransferase: MNRTRLRRAIARTPLAPVAAFPKRLHRVARHDAQVIATSVRWLFTSREHHNYTYELTRLSREHLAWFVSITCAVPVATVRGYFAEIDGDAALRGHITATTAASARSGLADKQVRYARRIGWYAIVRAKRPAHVVETGVDKGLGTCVLAAALLRNTAEGAPGRVSSLDINPEAGYLARASPWRDVVDLVIGDSIASIGALDRKVDIFLHDSNHSAGHERREFQAAEAKLSPGGLLLSDNVTMTNVLAEHAERTGRRFLAYRETPAGHWFPGDGIGLAW; encoded by the coding sequence GTGAACCGGACGAGACTTCGACGAGCCATCGCCCGCACGCCACTGGCCCCCGTGGCGGCCTTCCCCAAGCGGTTGCACCGGGTGGCCCGCCACGATGCCCAGGTCATCGCCACTTCGGTGCGGTGGCTCTTCACCTCCCGCGAACACCACAACTACACCTACGAGCTGACCAGGCTGTCCCGCGAGCACCTGGCCTGGTTCGTCAGCATCACCTGCGCGGTGCCGGTCGCCACCGTCCGCGGCTATTTCGCCGAGATCGACGGCGACGCGGCGTTGCGGGGCCACATCACCGCGACCACGGCCGCGTCCGCCCGCAGCGGCCTTGCCGACAAGCAGGTCAGATATGCCAGACGCATCGGTTGGTACGCGATAGTGCGCGCCAAACGCCCCGCCCACGTCGTCGAGACAGGCGTCGACAAGGGCCTCGGCACCTGCGTACTCGCGGCTGCTCTGCTCCGAAACACCGCCGAGGGCGCACCCGGCCGGGTGAGTTCGCTGGATATCAACCCGGAAGCCGGCTACCTGGCGCGCGCTTCACCGTGGCGCGACGTCGTCGACCTGGTCATCGGCGACTCGATCGCCTCGATCGGCGCGCTAGACCGCAAGGTCGACATCTTCCTGCACGACAGCAACCACAGCGCCGGCCACGAGCGCCGCGAGTTCCAAGCCGCCGAGGCCAAGCTGTCACCCGGCGGGCTGTTGCTGAGCGACAACGTCACGATGACCAACGTGCTCGCGGAGCACGCCGAACGCACCGGTCGCCGGTTCCTCGCCTACCGGGAGACGCCGGCCGGGCACTGGTTCCCTGGCGACGGAATAGGCCTCGCCTGGTAG
- a CDS encoding EndoU domain-containing protein → MRAALQYLKKANQRGERHGRMRPWARDHVFKGHIKPGAPTGSGFHYRPGGQDWPGRRIKTSTVTRDPDTGLYQAEVEYFDRSVPPDGAWRPKSGHGGVSTFFPDHWSPSEVDNAVNTAFHRSSPVPGTDRWRGDYRGITIEGFYHQGGVGHGWPVF, encoded by the coding sequence ATGCGGGCCGCGTTGCAATATCTGAAGAAGGCCAACCAACGAGGTGAACGCCATGGCCGCATGCGGCCATGGGCCCGCGATCACGTATTCAAGGGCCACATCAAGCCGGGCGCTCCTACCGGGTCAGGCTTCCACTACCGTCCAGGCGGGCAGGATTGGCCAGGCCGTCGGATCAAGACGTCGACTGTCACGCGTGACCCCGACACCGGGTTGTATCAGGCGGAGGTGGAGTATTTCGACCGGAGCGTGCCGCCGGACGGGGCGTGGCGGCCGAAGTCAGGTCACGGCGGCGTCAGCACATTCTTCCCGGATCACTGGAGTCCGAGCGAGGTGGACAACGCAGTCAACACTGCGTTCCATCGTTCGAGCCCGGTACCGGGCACGGACCGGTGGCGCGGCGACTACCGTGGCATAACAATTGAGGGCTTTTACCACCAAGGCGGCGTTGGGCACGGTTGGCCGGTGTTCTGA
- the hutU gene encoding urocanate hydratase, which translates to MRAPRGSTITALGWPQEAAKRMLINNLDPEVAERPEDLVVYGGTGKAARDWPSFHALVRTLDTLRDDETMLVQSGRPVGVFRTHEWAPRVLLANSNLVGDWATWPEFRRLEKLGLTMYGQMTAGSWIYIGTQGILQGTYETFAAVAAKRFGGTLAGTLTLTAGCGGMGGAQPLAVTMNDGVCLIVDVDRSRLDRRVANRYLDVVAGSLDEAVNLAIAAKGERRPLSVGVVGNAATVFPELLRRGVEIDIVTDQTSAHDPLSYVPEGVDPADAPDYAAQKPEEFTDRARASMAQHVAAMVGFLDAGAEVFDYGNSIRGEAQLGGYDRAFAFPGFVPAYIRPLFAEGKGPFRWAALSGDPADIAATDRAVLDLFPENESLARWIRLAGERVAFQGLPARICWLGYGERDKAGVRFNDMVASGELSAPLVIGRDHLDAGSVASPYRETEAMADGSDAIADWPLLNALVNTASGASWVSIHHGGGVGIGRSIHAGQVCVADGTALAGQKIERVLTNDPGMGVIRHVDAGYDRATEVATERGVRIPMAE; encoded by the coding sequence ATGCGTGCACCTCGCGGTAGCACCATCACCGCCCTCGGCTGGCCACAAGAGGCGGCCAAGCGGATGCTGATCAACAACCTCGACCCGGAGGTGGCCGAGCGGCCCGAAGACCTGGTGGTCTACGGCGGCACCGGCAAGGCGGCACGCGACTGGCCGTCGTTCCACGCCCTGGTCCGCACGCTCGACACCCTGCGCGACGACGAGACCATGCTGGTGCAGTCGGGCCGGCCCGTGGGCGTGTTCCGCACCCACGAGTGGGCGCCGCGGGTGCTGCTGGCCAACTCCAACCTGGTCGGCGACTGGGCCACCTGGCCCGAGTTCCGCCGCCTGGAGAAGCTCGGCCTGACGATGTATGGGCAGATGACGGCCGGTTCGTGGATCTACATCGGCACCCAGGGCATCCTTCAGGGCACCTACGAGACGTTCGCCGCGGTCGCCGCGAAGCGGTTCGGTGGCACCTTGGCCGGCACGCTCACCCTGACCGCCGGGTGCGGTGGCATGGGCGGCGCCCAGCCGCTGGCCGTCACCATGAACGACGGCGTCTGCCTGATCGTCGACGTCGACCGGTCCCGGCTAGACCGGCGGGTGGCCAACCGCTACCTCGACGTGGTGGCCGGGTCGCTCGACGAGGCGGTCAATCTGGCTATCGCGGCGAAGGGCGAGCGGCGGCCGCTGTCGGTCGGCGTGGTCGGCAACGCGGCGACGGTCTTCCCGGAGCTGCTCCGCCGGGGCGTCGAGATCGACATCGTGACCGACCAGACCAGCGCCCACGACCCGTTGTCCTACGTGCCCGAGGGCGTCGACCCGGCCGACGCACCTGACTACGCGGCTCAGAAGCCCGAAGAGTTCACCGACCGGGCACGCGCCTCGATGGCGCAGCATGTGGCGGCGATGGTCGGGTTCCTCGACGCGGGCGCCGAGGTGTTCGACTACGGCAACTCGATCCGTGGCGAGGCCCAGCTCGGCGGCTACGACCGGGCGTTCGCCTTCCCGGGCTTCGTGCCCGCCTACATTCGCCCGTTGTTCGCCGAGGGCAAGGGCCCGTTCCGCTGGGCCGCGCTGTCCGGCGATCCGGCCGACATCGCGGCCACCGACCGCGCGGTGCTCGACCTGTTCCCCGAAAACGAGTCGCTGGCCCGGTGGATCCGGCTGGCCGGCGAGCGGGTGGCGTTCCAGGGCCTGCCGGCGCGGATCTGCTGGCTCGGCTACGGCGAGCGCGACAAGGCCGGTGTGCGGTTCAACGACATGGTGGCGTCCGGCGAGCTGTCCGCGCCGCTGGTGATCGGCCGCGACCACCTCGACGCCGGCTCGGTCGCCTCGCCCTACCGCGAGACCGAGGCGATGGCCGACGGTTCCGACGCGATCGCCGACTGGCCGCTGCTCAACGCGCTGGTCAACACCGCCAGCGGCGCCTCCTGGGTGTCGATCCACCACGGCGGCGGGGTCGGCATCGGCCGCTCGATCCACGCGGGCCAGGTCTGCGTCGCCGACGGCACCGCGCTGGCCGGGCAGAAGATCGAGCGCGTGCTGACCAACGACCCGGGGATGGGCGTGATCCGCCACGTCGACGCGGGCTACGACCGGGCGACCGAAGTGGCCACCGAGCGCGGCGTCCGCATCCCGATGGCGGAGTGA
- a CDS encoding aldehyde dehydrogenase family protein, which translates to MLAADAVITVRNPGTGEVLGDVAVTSSGGLRATIAKAQIGQKAMSASAAHERAKILDDIATAIAQEQESLAHLLAQENGKPITQTRGEVAAAIRIFKGLAGEATRIFGRQIPLDAVPGLEKHLAVTIREPLGVVAALVPFNYPVELYAHKAGAALAAGNAVIVQPPARCPLALHRIAEIVAAAAPEHAHQLVNGGVETSQALATADGIAAVSLTGSTRAGKEIARLASGTLKKTLLELGGNDALIVCADADLDKAAEAVVLGRLARGNGQICCAVKRVYVQEQVHDEFVDALLAQTAELTVGDQLDERTDVGPLIAETAASQVEQAVQRLVHDGATLRTKPNRNGAFLDPAVLTDVPTESPAFAEEIFGPVAPVARFRKPEDATRMASESPYGLQAAIWTRDISRAFTMARALDVGGVVINGSTALRAENLPFGGTKDTGGYREGIHDTVADLTTQKTIIVMDAFQ; encoded by the coding sequence ATGTTAGCGGCCGATGCGGTGATCACCGTCCGGAATCCGGGAACGGGGGAGGTGCTTGGCGACGTCGCCGTGACCAGCAGCGGCGGACTCCGAGCCACCATTGCGAAAGCGCAAATTGGACAAAAGGCGATGTCCGCATCGGCCGCGCACGAGCGAGCGAAAATCCTCGACGACATCGCCACCGCGATAGCGCAAGAGCAGGAGAGTCTCGCCCACCTGCTCGCACAGGAGAACGGCAAGCCGATCACCCAGACCCGCGGCGAGGTCGCGGCCGCCATCCGGATCTTCAAGGGGCTGGCGGGGGAGGCGACCCGCATCTTCGGGCGGCAGATCCCGCTGGACGCCGTACCCGGGCTGGAAAAGCACCTCGCCGTGACCATCCGCGAACCGCTCGGCGTCGTCGCCGCCCTGGTGCCGTTCAACTACCCGGTCGAGCTCTACGCGCACAAGGCCGGCGCCGCGCTGGCGGCAGGCAACGCCGTGATCGTGCAGCCGCCGGCCCGCTGCCCGTTGGCCCTGCACCGGATCGCCGAGATCGTCGCAGCCGCCGCACCGGAACACGCACACCAACTGGTGAACGGCGGCGTCGAGACGAGCCAGGCGCTGGCGACCGCTGACGGCATCGCCGCCGTCTCGCTCACCGGCAGCACCCGAGCGGGCAAGGAGATCGCCCGTCTGGCCAGCGGCACGCTCAAGAAGACCCTGCTCGAACTCGGCGGCAACGACGCTCTCATCGTGTGCGCCGACGCCGACCTCGACAAGGCCGCCGAGGCGGTCGTGCTGGGCCGACTCGCCCGCGGCAACGGCCAGATCTGCTGTGCGGTCAAACGGGTGTACGTGCAGGAGCAGGTCCACGACGAGTTCGTCGACGCCCTCCTCGCCCAGACCGCCGAGCTCACCGTCGGCGACCAACTCGACGAGCGCACCGACGTCGGCCCACTGATCGCCGAGACGGCCGCGAGCCAGGTCGAGCAGGCGGTCCAACGCCTGGTGCACGACGGCGCGACGCTACGGACCAAGCCGAACAGGAACGGCGCCTTCCTCGACCCAGCCGTGCTCACTGACGTACCGACGGAAAGCCCCGCCTTCGCCGAAGAGATCTTCGGACCGGTCGCCCCGGTGGCCCGGTTCCGGAAGCCCGAAGACGCCACCCGGATGGCCAGCGAGTCGCCCTACGGCCTCCAAGCCGCGATCTGGACCCGCGACATCTCCCGCGCCTTCACGATGGCCCGCGCCCTCGACGTCGGCGGCGTGGTCATCAACGGCTCCACGGCATTGCGCGCCGAGAACCTCCCGTTCGGCGGGACCAAGGACACCGGCGGCTACCGCGAGGGCATCCACGACACCGTCGCCGA
- a CDS encoding MOSC domain-containing protein: MRLGSIFTYPVKGCHRVTHDGARVEPWGLAGDRRWMIVDPDGVGVTQRETTALVFLDAAVQPGALRLAAPGREEITIQEPPAYELGVKIFKSRRATVPARSAGPSADEWLSDFLDRPVRLVFLHDPTAHTAGGSSSVDKVSFADAYPLLLANVASLDALNDWLLESGDERVPITRFRPNVVVEGARPWAEDDWVGGRLRIGDAIFRAISLCDRCVVTTIDQETAEKGKQPLRALGQHRNIDQGLMFGLNLVPEHPALITVGDEVEVLDR; the protein is encoded by the coding sequence ATGCGACTGGGCAGCATTTTTACCTACCCGGTGAAGGGTTGTCACCGCGTCACGCACGACGGCGCCCGCGTCGAGCCGTGGGGCCTGGCCGGCGACCGACGCTGGATGATCGTCGACCCCGACGGCGTGGGGGTGACCCAGCGCGAGACCACGGCGCTCGTCTTCCTCGACGCCGCGGTCCAGCCCGGCGCGCTCCGACTGGCGGCCCCCGGCCGAGAGGAGATCACAATCCAGGAGCCCCCGGCGTACGAGCTAGGGGTCAAAATCTTCAAAAGCCGCCGCGCGACAGTGCCGGCGCGATCGGCGGGACCGAGCGCAGACGAGTGGCTCAGCGATTTCCTCGACCGCCCGGTCCGGCTGGTGTTCCTGCACGACCCGACCGCGCACACCGCCGGCGGCAGTTCGTCGGTCGACAAGGTTAGTTTCGCCGACGCCTACCCGCTGCTGCTCGCCAACGTCGCGTCGCTCGACGCCCTCAACGACTGGCTCCTCGAGTCCGGCGACGAACGGGTGCCGATCACCCGATTCCGCCCCAACGTGGTGGTCGAGGGCGCGCGCCCGTGGGCGGAAGACGACTGGGTCGGCGGCCGCCTGCGCATCGGCGACGCGATCTTCCGCGCGATCAGCCTGTGCGACCGCTGCGTGGTCACGACAATCGACCAGGAGACGGCGGAGAAGGGCAAGCAGCCGCTGCGGGCGCTCGGTCAACACCGCAACATCGACCAGGGCCTGATGTTCGGCCTCAACCTGGTCCCGGAGCACCCGGCGCTCATCACCGTCGGCGACGAGGTTGAGGTGCTTGACCGCTAA
- a CDS encoding YbaB/EbfC family DNA-binding protein has protein sequence MTDPSGLLRLLAETTSALDSVRSGESPVGTGFAADGLIAVHAALPGRVTGIRLDPAALDLPPAELAAELTAAVNAALADLPVHQPDLAGLGAELRDIQSRASSQLSLFTSALLDAQAALARRAGDPR, from the coding sequence ATGACCGACCCCTCCGGTCTGCTACGGCTGCTGGCCGAGACCACCAGCGCGCTCGACTCTGTCCGAAGTGGTGAGTCGCCGGTCGGCACCGGTTTCGCGGCCGACGGCCTGATCGCGGTGCACGCGGCTCTGCCGGGCCGGGTGACCGGCATCCGGCTCGACCCGGCCGCCCTCGACCTGCCGCCGGCGGAGCTGGCCGCGGAGCTGACCGCCGCGGTGAACGCGGCCCTGGCCGACCTACCCGTTCACCAGCCCGATCTTGCTGGGCTCGGTGCCGAGCTGCGCGACATCCAATCGCGAGCGTCGTCGCAACTCTCCTTGTTCACCTCGGCGCTGCTCGACGCACAGGCGGCGCTGGCCCGGCGGGCGGGCGATCCCCGATGA
- a CDS encoding MurR/RpiR family transcriptional regulator, which translates to MNEGVRVVDLFRGVRLTPTQRRIAHCLVQNATSAAYLSASEVAELAQVSQPSVTRLAMALGYDGYPALRRKLRELVSPTIDVAWPKPDGDNELQLALRAEADNLHDLASRLHDQERLARAGALLAASRPLPVLGLRSAAPLAGYFGYFAAKVHPDVRLLDTGGSMLADRVDQARAAGATALLAIVLPRYPREAIEALRAARADGLSVVLITDSAVGPAADHADLVLTAAVGAQLVFDLHAAPMALAMVLLQALCDAAPAEAQGRLEEFERSASRRQLFVS; encoded by the coding sequence GTGAATGAAGGCGTTCGGGTGGTCGACCTGTTCCGCGGGGTGCGGCTGACGCCGACCCAGCGGCGGATCGCGCACTGCCTGGTGCAAAACGCCACCTCGGCGGCCTACCTGTCGGCTTCCGAGGTCGCCGAGCTTGCCCAGGTCAGCCAGCCGAGCGTGACCCGGCTGGCGATGGCGTTGGGCTACGACGGCTATCCGGCCCTGCGGCGCAAGCTGCGTGAGCTGGTCAGCCCCACGATCGACGTCGCCTGGCCCAAGCCCGACGGCGACAACGAGCTCCAGTTGGCGCTGCGCGCCGAGGCCGACAACCTGCACGATCTGGCCAGCCGGCTGCATGACCAGGAGCGGCTGGCCCGGGCCGGCGCCCTGCTCGCGGCGAGCCGGCCGTTGCCGGTGCTTGGGCTGCGCTCGGCGGCGCCGTTGGCCGGTTATTTCGGCTACTTCGCGGCGAAAGTCCATCCCGATGTCCGGTTGCTCGACACCGGGGGCAGCATGCTCGCCGACCGGGTCGACCAGGCCCGCGCCGCCGGCGCCACCGCCCTGCTCGCGATCGTGCTTCCGCGCTATCCGCGAGAGGCGATCGAGGCGCTGCGGGCCGCCCGTGCCGACGGCCTGTCGGTCGTGCTGATCACCGACTCCGCGGTCGGCCCGGCCGCCGACCACGCCGACCTGGTGCTGACCGCGGCGGTCGGCGCCCAACTCGTCTTCGACCTGCACGCGGCCCCGATGGCCCTGGCCATGGTGCTGCTGCAGGCCCTCTGCGACGCCGCGCCCGCCGAGGCACAGGGCCGGCTCGAAGAGTTCGAACGTTCCGCGTCCCGTCGTCAGTTGTTCGTGAGCTAG